Part of the Spinacia oleracea cultivar Varoflay chromosome 5, BTI_SOV_V1, whole genome shotgun sequence genome, AACATTCTGTTTCCATAATACAATCGGAACAGCCAGCTAGAACTGTCTTTTACATCTTTATGACTGGCCTTGCCGGTCAAGAAAGTACTGCAGTAAGGAAGAGAATTAAATCACCAAATATAGAGGAATATATTTCAGAGATGGTGCTGAGAAGATTGATCAGAATACCTGTACATTTGGAACCAATGGCTCGCAATATCTAAGGCAAGCAATGATAAGAAAACCAAGCTAGGTCTGCAAAAAAAACATAAGGATCAGATACATGTTAATGCAACAAGCAAGCACAAATGAACATGAAGCAAACGGAAATTTCAGTATTTACCTATATATTTGAGACAGTATGACTAGCAAACAAGCAGTGCTGATCCTGAAATAGTCATATTGCTCAATGTAAGAAAGAGTTGCAATAAATATAGCATTCAATCTATCAATCCTGCCATTAATGTCAGACTTCTCAACAATATGCAATTCATTAAAGTGTGTTGAGCATAACATATTGTAGCCATCTATATGTTTTAAGATGGAAGTTAAAAAGGATAACAGTTATTGAGCTCATGACATTTTCTACAAAAAGTTAATCATATTACTGGAGAAAAGGAGGGGACAACTACAGATGGTGTAATTAACAATAAAGAGAACAAGAGagggaaataataaataaaaaaagaccTGTCTGTCACCATGTCCAACACAGCTCCAAAAGTTGATACTGGAGAGACAACGAGCATGAACATGAAGTCAGAGAAAACTTATACGatccgaataaacataatataCTCAATTCCAAAAAAACTCAAAACATAAGGAAAAGTTTGTAATTCCCATATTAATAAGATACAATCCTAAACCACAAGAGAATCTTATTGGCACCCTTTCCAGTTCTTCTCACATTACATGTATTAAACAAGACATTCTCTTAAAGAAaacttaatacaaaaaaatacaaacGAAGAGTAAAGCATTCATACCTTGATTGAGTTTGCGAGCAAACCAGCCATCAATACCATCACATACAAAGCtgcaatcaaagattcaaaattccAGCACTCAGCCAAGATCGGTTTGAAAAATCGGCAAAATCGGGTTCATGAGAGTAAGATAGGTTTGGCAAGTAGTGGTGATTACCTTATAAAATACAGAACTGAGAAAAGTCCTTTATGAGAAAAGCATATTGCAAATGCGACACAATTCATCAAAACTCTAATGTACCCTGCATTTacatataatatataattgaattaaaaatgCAATTTATTTCCAGCATCAATTCAACTAAGAATTAACGAAACTCACCAATTATGTTAGGTACATAAAGATATATTGTTGACATCGTCGGCTTCGATTTATCGGCCATTTTTCTCCACAGGGTAATACTGCAACGGTATGATCTACAAAAGATTGCAACTTTCAATTTTTACACCTGCACGTAATGGACGTACATATATGTTTATTCagtttcaccaaaaaaaaaaaaaaatagagttttATTCAGTAACCTAGGTCAACtatgaaaaaaaagaaatttcaACAGAGACACAAAGCAGCATTTTCAATTGACAAGAAATCAGAAACAAGCATCAATTAAACAAGAGATTTTAGGGTTAGGATCTGACCGATAAAATCGAAATTAAGCACAAGGAATGTTCGTCGGATAATTTGAAAGGAGCTAGGGTTAGGATCTGGTGAAAGGAGTTTGATTCTGAGGTGGTCGAGGAGGAAGGAGACGGCGGAGAGAAGCGGAAACGCTGTCGAAACGCCGTCGCCGGGGTGGATGAGCGAAGTGTTTGTTTTGACAATGAAGATGAATTACCAGGGGAATGGGGATAAAATGATAAATTATTAGAGGGTGGTGTGGAGGTTGAATTAAGGTTggataatacggagtaatttaaTAAGGGTGTAACTGTgggaggttttttttttttttttttaataaagctACTAGTCTACTACGATGTGTGTTTCCAATTTTTCCAAATGAGCTAGTACTTGTtaaatttgtttaaataaaattaatctaCTAGATAAgcatcatttaaaaaaaaaaaaaaattgagtcttTTCCGTTTATAGAAGCAACTATATATTCCATATAGTCCCTgctttataaaataaaatatttttattgaaGATAAATATCACGCATGCATCGAGTGTACAACATTAGTACTTACTTTGTATTGTAACAGGGATGGGGGATTCAAATGGTTATTTGAACTCAACCCGATCATCAAGCAAACGTGATATCCAAGTTCGGTCTAGATCAAACTCCTATTCATTATTCTTGAGTCCGGATCCGACGAACTTTTAGACTTCTGAATCGTTGGACCTTCGAATCCAGTGATTAACGATTACTACAAAAGTTCCATCATAATAATCACAAAATTCGAAAAttatcaaaaaatataaaatagaaaATGTGTATTAACAATTtcagagtattttttttaaaacgccaaaaaaaaaaacataaacaatGGATATTGGTTTTGTATATTGTGTACTAGTCTACGGATGAGAGTGTAATCATCTTTTatttgccttcaatttcttggaATAACAAagaatatttgaacttgaattacATTTGGAATGACCCAAAGCATTTATACCCCTAAGAACTAGAATAGCCTAGCTTGTAATATTTGATTAATGAAGCAACTAAGGCATAACAACAATACTTGTCCACCATGGAAGAGAATCACTAATTAAAGATATGAAAAAGTTATTCTTATTCTTCGTCATTAATAAGCTAAATGATTCTTTCCCCATAATCAATTATTTAGGGAGCATCATTTTGTTGAGTTGAACCCTCTTTGCTAAGAATTGATTTACTCCAGTACAACACTTGAACACCTTTTGATTTCTATGAATCCACATAGAGTAGATAGTTTGTAACTTTATACAAATAACATCCCATCCAAATGTCATTAATATATATCACATTCCATTCAAATGCCATAAATGATCACATTATTATTTCTAATTTAGTAAACAAATGTCATCGTTTTtgacatttttaaaaaaaaaaaattaaattcgtctGTATTTctctccaaaataaaaaatgagtTTGTCTATGCCACCTAACCTAAAAAAATGAATTTTGTCTATATTTTGAGAGGACCCTCGAAGCAGGCTCGTGGGAGTCTTTTCCCCTAATATTGCTCGTCCGTTGCacggtgttaagttgcttggtggtccagcTAGTTCCAATCCAGTTTTTAGTAGTGAGCTTGTGATGCAAAGGGTGAGCAAGACCATTGGGCTTATGGATAAGGTTGCTCAGCTTGATGATCCTCAGTGTGAGCTATTATTACTTAGGGCATGTatcggagtttctaaactctactttgctttgcGTACTTGTCCTCCTAGTATTTTTGAGGCGGCTCAGCGCTCTTTCGATGAGGCTCTTCGGTCTTCCTTGGAGCGTATTGTTACTGCTTCGGGGCCTGGCTTTGGCGATTGACAGTGGCGActtgccaccttacctttttcttttggcGGGCTTGCTGTTTATTCCGCATGTGATGGTCGTCATgatgcttttcttgcttctcgtCTGCAGTCATTTGGTTTGCAGTCAAAGCTTCTACGGCATGTTGATATTGCTGGTCCTGGTCAAGCTTTCGATGATGCATTGAGTCTATTTAATAGAACGGTGGAGTATGACATTATGAGTACCCCTAGTGAAGTCGCTGCCCCaaaactcatgaagaaattggcagatatatatttcacaaaggttactgcatcTGCAGAATCCATCTTCTCTTTATCTCCTCGACCATCGGCGTTGTGGAAATCGCAGCAGGGTGATCACACCTCTACTTGGCTTCGTGCGGTGCCCATATCAGGTTTGGGACAGACGATGAAAGCTAAGGCTTAtcgatgtgtgttgtgttaccggttggagtttctttgttctctgttacgacgccatgttctgcttgctccATGGTCTTTGCGGGAGACATATTTGGTGATCATTCGGTGTCATGTGTTGGCATCGTGTGTattaaacatcggcataatgtggtccgggatacccttgttgatgtttgttatcgaTCAGGGATTTCGGTgcggaaagaggttgatattggtctatATGGAGGGAATGATGCAGCTCTCCGACCACCAGACGTGCtgctctactcttgggatcggGGCCGTGATgcgtgtgttgacttgacgggatcTTCTCCTCTGACACAGTCTGGCTTTGTCCCGGGCcgggttgtgactgatgcggcCATTCGAaagcgggtcaagtacgaagcacgttgAACGACCATTGGTTATGGatttcttccgttctctttctcttctttaagGGAGCTGTATAAGGATGTTgttgcgttgctgaagcggattcagaagttttctaggacacaggacattggggctcgtgctgctactcatattttcaccaggataggttttgctataaccagaggagtgggggcccatattgtatctcggctttctactaactatttgtaaaatgtttgactttgttagcatttgtttcataataataacaacaacaacaacaacaacaacaacaataataataataataataataataataataccgCTTTCTACTGCTGATGCGGTATCCGcttactccttatcttcacatCATGTTGCCttatggaaatcacagcagggggattactcctcagcttggttgcgggcagtccccatctcaggtttaggccagactatgaacggtaagacttatcgttcggttctttgctatcggttgggtattccgttgttctctgattcgacgccgtgttctgcttgctctcgggtttttgatgggaacatttatggggatcatgccgtgtcttgtgctgggattgtgggtatcaaacatcgacataatgttgttcgtgatacccttttggatatttgctatcggtcggggatttctgctcgcaaggaggttgatgttgggctgactagtgagggtgatggagctattcgtcctgcagatatattgctttattcatgggatggcggtctagatgtgtgtgttgacttgactgggtcttcccctatgacgcaatcggggttgtcaggcttcgttccgggtcgggttgtggcggttgcagcacAGCGGAAGctggataagtatgcggcacgttgtagggctttgggttacggtttctttcctttttccttctcttcttttggggaattagagaaaggggttgtttctttgctgaagcgggtccagacgtactccagggcacaaaacattggggcacgggcagctgcccatattttcagcaggatcgggttcgccatcgctagaggagtgggggcccagattgtatctcggctcccctccaacttcatgtagtttacttgatctttgtagcttgttaagcttgtaacgttttataataataataataataataataacaataataataataataataacagtaATTAATGGTAAAAGTGATTATAAGAATaggattaaaaaaaaagtagaaagAATAAGATAGAAAGTAAAAAGTAATTAGTAAGAATAAGGTGAAGTAAAAAAGTTCTGGTCTGATTTAGTCTGAATGGTgttggtctggtctgatctaatAAGATCCGATTCAATAAGTAACAAGGATTAGGTGAAAAAAACATGGCCTTATATGAGTTTGCATAAAGCAAAATTCTGAGAGTGTAAAGGAAATTTAAACACATTCATCTCTCGTGTAAGAACATGTTGAGCCACTTCCTGAAACAGGATTTTCGATCCCTACACGTCTTATGTAAACTCATTCTATTCCAACCATGTAGCTTGTTCCAATTTTGTTTTTTCCGAACACTATAACTGTTTTCAATTTCCCAACGATAATGAGAAACCCAATATACTTTTTAAGAAATAAATATCACTGCTGAACTACAAAGCTATAAGCAAGCTCAACTCTTTCCCGATGATTTCTCTTAGATCTATCAATAATGGCTCGAGGAAAAAATAACGACGTCGTTAGCAAACAACAAATATGACAACAAATTAGCCGAAGATGCAATTTATAGCCCATGTCAAATGTTGTTTCCCCCCCAACAAAGCATTATTACATAGAATAAAGAGATAAGGGAACAATGGATGATCACCATTAACGAAACCGACGAGGGTGCCATACTCAATTAATTCACTAAATACAATTGATCTCAATAAACTCTATTCCACTCCACTTTACTTAATTGATGAAATTAGGA contains:
- the LOC110797146 gene encoding CDP-diacylglycerol--inositol 3-phosphatidyltransferase 1; protein product: MADKSKPTMSTIYLYVPNIIGYIRVLMNCVAFAICFSHKGLFSVLYFISFVCDGIDGWFARKLNQVSTFGAVLDMVTDRISTACLLVILSQIYRPSLVFLSLLALDIASHWFQMYSTFLTGKASHKDVKDSSSWLFRLYYGNRMFMAFCCVSCEVLYIILFYLAKSRTEDVFDVLLSSRKQSLALFLLEVLVLFGWAVKQTINIIQLKTAADACVLHDINRKQKA